From a region of the Suncus etruscus isolate mSunEtr1 chromosome 11, mSunEtr1.pri.cur, whole genome shotgun sequence genome:
- the LOC126022347 gene encoding olfactory receptor 8S1-like has translation MKNHSVVSQFFLLGLTADPQIQALLFILFLIIYLLTLLGNLMLLLVIKIDTHLHIPMYFFLGQLSFLDLCHSSVTVPKLLENLMSKQKSISVEGCMAQVFFIFATGGTESCLLAVMAYDRYVAISSPLLYGQKMSRQLCMGLVWGSWSLAFLDAFINILVALDLDFCDGQNIHHFSCELPSLYPLSCSDVSTSFTALLCSSILHFFGNFLLIFFSYVRILLTILSISSTTGRSKAFSTCSSHLTAVIFFYGSGLLRYLMPNSGSTQELIFSLQYSVVTPMLNPLIYSLKNKEVKAAVRRLLKKSF, from the coding sequence ATGAAAAACCACAGTGTTGTCTCTCAGTTCTTCCTCCTGGGGTTAACTGCTGACCCCCAGATCCAGGCTctgctttttattctatttcttatcATTTATCTTCTGACCCTACTGGGGAATCTTATGCTACTACTAGTGATCAAAATTGACACCCACCTGCATATCCCAATGTACTTTTTCCTGGGACAATTGTCCTTTTTGGATCTTTGTCACTCCTCTGTCACGGTGCCCAAACTTTTAGAGAACCTCATGTCCAAACAGAAATCCATCTCAGTGGAGGGCTGCATGGCTCaagtctttttcatttttgccaCTGGAGGCACTGAGTCCTGCCTCCTTGCGGtcatggcctatgaccgctatgtTGCCATCAGTTCTCCTTTGCTTTATGGCCAGAAGATGAGCAGACAGTTGTGTATGGGACTGGTATGGGGTTCCTGGAGCTTGGCTTTTCTGGATGCTTTCATCAACATTCTTGTAGCTCTTGATTTAGACTTCTGTGATGGTCAAAACATCCACCACTTCAGCTGTGAGTTGCCCTCTCTCTATCCTTTGTCTTGTTCTGATGTGTCAACAAGTTTTACTGCTCTGCTATGTTCCAGCATTCTGCATTTCTTTGGAAACTTCCTCCTGATATTTTTCTCCTATGTTCGTATTTTGCTCACCATCCTCAGCATCAGCTCCACCACAGGCAGGAGCAAAGCCTTCTCTACCTGCTCTTCCCACCTCACCGCAGTGATATTCTTTTATGGTTCAGGATTACTCCGTTACCTTATGCCAAATTCAGGGTCTACTCAGGAGTTAATTTTCTCCTTGCAGTACAGTGTGGTGACACCCATGTTGAATCCTCTCATTTATAGTCTGAAGAACAAGGAGGTCAAGGCAGCAGTGAGAAGATTGCTAAAAAAATCTTTCTGA